In Aegilops tauschii subsp. strangulata cultivar AL8/78 chromosome 3, Aet v6.0, whole genome shotgun sequence, one genomic interval encodes:
- the LOC109771332 gene encoding peptide-N4-(N-acetyl-beta-glucosaminyl)asparagine amidase A-like, which translates to MAEHFAQLLLLFLLLAITSLPISMASLHKLRLSASEVAAIEERAPPPPDQPTTFFEVDRPHRPPPGSFGPCSTVLLSHSFAYTYTKPPVTAAYSPPPCLAAAGGHASLISLAVLEWRAACRGVQYDRIFGVWLGGAELLRGCTAEPRRNGIAWSVSKDVTKYASLLAARNPSTLAVYLGNVVDEQYTGVYHANLTLHLYFRHPSQPPQPGLGPADVIVPVSRSLPLNDGLWFQIQNDEDVGSASLAVPTSAYRAVLEVYLSYHAHDEFWYTNTIGSNGPFREVTVSIDGDLVGAVWPFPVIYTGGINPLLWRPITGIGSFNLPSYDIEITPFLGKLLDGKAHEFDLSVTNAKDAWFIDANLHLWLDPRGAPTTASTTSYDAPPLDTTTAFRPDGPGTEFYYTTAFRRISATGWVQTPSYGKITAAWTQRLSYDNTNEVQGDSQQVVNQTTEAYSGVHVTDRGGIAYSQEAQQSFRLDVFVGVVNEAFNGSYTVARDVRLGFAEERVAAGRAGFFWSRSLSNAQECAVNVDVDDEGDVVGVSSGTRQNYRYEATDGCYSRDVTSSGYSIVSDHSDEVCVKGSFPSGVGAVALPALARRTSS; encoded by the coding sequence ATGGCCGAGCACTTCGCGCAacttctcctcctcttcctcctgcTAGCCATCACTTCCCTTCCGATCTCCATGGCTTCGCTTCACAAGCTCCGTCTCTCAGCCTCCGAAGTTGCCGCGATCGAGGAGCgcgcgccgcctccgccggaCCAGCCCACCACCTTCTTCGAGGTGGACCGGCCGCACCGGCCACCGCCGGGCAGCTTCGGCCCATGCTCCACCGTGCTTCTCTCACACTCCTTCGCTTACACCTACACCAAGCCCCCGGTCACGGCCGCCTACTCCCCGCCGCCGTGCCTCGCCGCCGCGGGTGGACACGCCTCGTTGATCTCCCTTGCCGTTCTTGAGTGGCGAGCCGCCTGCCGGGGCGTCCAGTACGATCgcatcttcggagtctggctcgGCGGCGCCGAGCTCCTCCGCGGCTGCACTGCCGAGCCACGGAGAAACGGCATCGCGTGGTCCGTGTCCAAGGATGTCACCAAGTACGCGTCCCTCCTCGCCGCCCGTAACCCCTCCACCCTCGCCGTCTACCTCGGCAACGTCGTCGACGAGCAGTACACCGGCGTGTACCACGCCAACCTCACGCTACACCTCTACTTCCGCCACCCGTCGCAGCCTCCGCAGCCCGGACTGGGCCCCGCCGACGTCATCGTCCCCGTCTCGCGGAGCCTCCCGCTGAACGACGGCCTGTGGTTCCAGATTCAGAACGACGAGGACGTCGGTTCAGCGAGCCTCGCCGTGCCGACCAGCGCCTACCGTGCCGTCCTCGAGGTGTACCTCTCGTACCACGCCCACGATGAGTTCTGGTACACCAACACGATCGGCAGCAACGGCCCGTTCCGCGAGGTCACCGTCAGCATCGACGGGGATCTCGTCGGCGCCGTCTGGCCGTTCCCGGTCATCTACACCGGCGGCATCAACCCCCTCCTCTGGCGCCCGATCACGGGGATCGGCTCGTTCAATCTCCCGTCCTACGATATCGAGATCACGCCTTTCTTGGGAAAATTGCTGGACGGCAAGGCGCACGAGTTTGACCTGTCAGTGACCAACGCCAAGGACGCGTGGTTCATCGACGCCAACCTCCACCTCTGGCTGGACCCCAGGGGAGCGCCGACGACGGCGAGCACCACCAGCTACGACGCGCCACCGCTGGACACTACCACAGCGTTCCGGCCCGACGGCCCCGGCACCGAGTTCTACTACACGACGGCGTTCCGGCGCATCTCCGCCACGGGGTGGGTGCAAACGCCGTCCTACGGCAAGATCACGGCGGCGTGGACGCAGAGGCTCAGCTACGACAACACGAACGAGGTCCAGGGCGACAGCCAGCAGGTGGTGAACCAGACGACCGAAGCGTACTCCGGCGTGCACGTCACTGACCGCGGCGGCATCGCGTACTCGCAAGAGGCGCAACAGAGCTTCCGGCTCGACGTGTTCGTGGGCGTGGTGAACGAGGCGTTCAACGGCTCGTACACGGTGGCGAGAGACGTCCGGCTGGGGTTCGCCGAGGAGAGGGTCGCCGCCGGCCGCGCGGGGTTCTTCTGGTCTCGGTCGCTGAGCAACGCGCAGGAGTGCGCCGTGAACGTGGACGTGGACGACGAAGGGGACGTGGTCGGGGTGTCGTCGGG